Below is a genomic region from Candidatus Polarisedimenticolia bacterium.
TGGACTGGGTGCGGGAGTTCACCGTCCTCGAGGACACCGACCTGACGCTCAAAGCAACCTTGGAGCCCAACTCCCCGCCTCAGGAGCAGCCGGAGGAAGAGATCCTCAAGCAGTAAGTGGGCAGGGGCACCGTTGGACGCGGCGGCAAGGGCGGCCGCGCGTCAACGGCCGGCACTTATTCAGGGGGAAGCAGAAGGTCTCTATCGGAGATTGGGTGAACGCCGGAGGCCGGAAGTGAGCTTCTTGCACTGATAGACCGAGACTTTCTGGCTGGGGATTAATGATTTTGCCCTCCCAACCTCTACTCAATCCGCGAAGGTAACCTAGTTCCCTGCCTGGTTCCGATGCTTCGAGATTTGCCATCCCTCTGATCGGATGGGACCTCCGAACCTCCTTCTCTTAAATTCATTCTCAACTCATCAAGACGGCGGCATGGGCTCGACGTTGCCCCGTCGGCATGTTCAAGTGTCGGCGGTTGACGCGCGGCCGCTCCTTGCCGTCGCGTCCAAGGTGCCCCTGCTCACTCAGAAGGCCGCCCGTCGCCTCGCTACAGCCAAAGCCTTCTGAGGATTTGAGATGTTGGCCCGGTGAGCGGTGTCATTGTCGGCGATTCCGAGAAACCTCAGAACGATCGGCCGGGAAAGCGGTCTTTAGTTGAGGGCGGCGACAGTGGGGCAGGCATTCCCGGAAGACGAGTCGCTTGCCCGTTTGAAGGGGGCGGCTCGATCAGCGGAGACGGAAGCGATGAAGACCGCTGCGACGGACATCGAGTCCGTCGTCCGGGAGCAGGCGCGGTTCGTATTCAAGGTGGCCTATTCCATGCTGCGCAACGTGGAGGACGCTGAAGATGCGGTGCAGGAAACCTTCCTGCGGGTGCATCGCAGCGGAGAGCTGCCAAACGTCCGTGAGATGAAGTCGTGGCTGGCGCGAATCGCGTTCCGCGTGGCGCTGGACTGCATCCAGCGGCGACCGAAAGGGGAGCTGGGAGAGCTGATCGAGGCCGGCTTCCAGGCGCGCTCGGGGGAAGCGGGTGCCGAACGGCACCTCCTGCAACAGGAGCAAGCGGCGATCCTGCACCGCCTTATCGTGACCCTGCCCGAGGATCTGCGGCACACGCTCGTGCTCTCGACAGTCGAGGAGATGAGCTCGGTGGAGATCGGCAAGGTGCTGGGAGTCCCGGAAGCGACGGTGCGAACGCGCCTGTTCCGCGCCCGGCAGATGCTGAAGGAGAAGCTCTTGGTTCGGATGGGAGTCGGTGATGGTACCAGACGATCCTGAGCGAAAAATGGACGGGTGGCTGGACGAAGCGCTTGCGCGCTACAGCGACACAGAGCCGCTCGCGGGCCTCGAGGGACGCGTCATGGACAGGCTCGCTGCGGAGAAGCGTGGGCTGCCTCATCGCTGGCGGAAGGCGTGGGCGCCGGCCCTGGCGGCGGCCGCGGCCGTGATCCTCGTGACGCTGGTGGTGGTCCGGAATCGCAGCTTGTCACTCGAGACCGTCTCGACCAAAGACCGTCCGGCTCAGAATCCAGCCGCACTTTCAGTGGCGAAAGCCCAGGAGCTGGCTCCGGAGATGACGGAGCACGGCGGTGGCAGTGAGGCGGAGGAGTCGAGGCCGCAGGGCCTGACAGGGTCTGCGCCATCCCCGGGAAGAGGCCCCGACGCTCCCCGGGCAGCCGGCAAACCTCAGGCCAAAGGCAGTCCAGGAATCCATCATGGTGTCAGGTCGGCCTCGAGGGTCACATCGCATCCGCGTAACGGAACTGTGTTCCCCGCGCCGGCGCCGCTGAGCGAGCAGGAACGTCTGGTGCTGGCTGCCATGCAAAGCGGGCTTCTATCGTCTCCCCGGCCGGAAATTCCGCCGGGCGACGAGCCGCTGCCCCAGGTGAGCATTCAGGAGATTGAGATCAGGCCATTGCAGGAAATAAAACCTATAGGGACGGAGGAGGACCTATGAGAAAGAGCTTCAAGTGGCTGGCCGTGGCGGTGATGGTTTTGGGACTGTTTCCGTTGGTGGCGAGGGCCGAGGACGAAAAGGGCGAGATCTGGAAGTTCTACAAGCTGGATTTCGTCGTGCGCGAGCTCGAGGGAGAAAAGACCGTGAGCACCCGGAATTACACGCTGATGACGAAGTCGGGAGACTGGCAGCAGCTGCGCGTCGGGACCCGGGTGCCGATTTCAACGGAAGAGAAAAAGATCTCGTACACGGACGTCGGCCTTTCCGTGGATTGCCGGATTCTGGATGGTCCCCGCACTCCCTTCCTGGTGGCCAAGGCGGAGATCTCGAGCTTCGCCAATGCCGAAAGCGAGAAGAGCGGGACGCCGCTGATGCGCCACGTGCAGATGAACACTTCGGCCCCGATTACCCTCGGAAAGCCCGTAGTGATCAGCGGCGTGGACGAATTGACCAGCAACCACCGGTTCCAGCTCGAGGTCACCGCCACCGAGCTGAAATAGAGATGGCCAAGGATCCGCTCGCTGCAGGGTCGGGTATCCCCTTTCAGCGTTGACCCACCGTCGACGCTCCAGGAGGATTACTGGAAATTGGCCTGGACGTCCTTCACACCCTCGGTGTTTCTGGCCAGCTCGATGGCACGATTCCTCTCGGCCTCGCCGGAGACCGCGCCGGTCAGGTACACGACTCCGTCCCGGGTGTCCACATCGATCTTCAGGCCCTTCACGTTGGGATCGTCCAGGAGCTTCGCCTTCACCCGCATCGTGATCCCCGCGTCATCGATGCGCTCGCCGACCGTGCGGTCCGGACTCGGAGCATCGCCCGTCGCGGCTCCGACTTTCACCGAGATCATGTCGTTCACATCCCGCACGCCCTTCGTATCGCGCGCCAGCTGGATCGCCCGGTCCTTGCCCTCCTGACTGTCGATGTTACCGGTCAGCGTGACGACTCCATTGGCGGTGTCGACGTTGATCTCCGACGCATTGACTTTGCTGTCGGCTGCGAGCTTGGTCTTGACCATGCCCGTGATCGCGGCATCGCTGGTCCCCTTGCAGGAAATGACAAGGGATGCCATCGCCGCAAGAATGAGAAATGAGAAGGTTCTCTGCTGTCTCATGTCTGCTCCTCAGATACGGCTTACGTTACAGAATGCTCTGCGAACCACTTTGCCGAGAATAGCAGACTCCGTGCCCCTGGCCCACCTTGTACCCTGTCGCTAGGCGTGCGGAAGCCTGAGCGCACCAGGTACGGGAGACCTGCATTCACCGGTGACCGAAGGCGGAGATGGGAGAGCTGACCGAGGTTCCAGGCACGGAGGAAAGGGTGCGGAACGGCTTCTCGTCGCAACGGGAGCGAGCGGCGCTATCACACCGGTTGATGGTGACGCCTCACTCGCAGCGCAGCGCTTCGGTGGGGGCGATGCGCGCCGCTCGCCGGGCCGGCAAGTAGGCGGCCGCCATTGTCGCCAGGAGCATCGCCGGCACGACCATCGCATAGACGGTCAGGTCGACCCCGCCGAGGTTGAACAGCATGGAGTTCATCATCTTCTCGACGGCGAACCCCATCGCCAGACCGATCCCCGTACCCATTCCCACCAGCACGAGTCCCTTGCGCATCACCAGGCGCAGCACGTCGCGGGGCTGCGCCCCCAGGGCCATGCGGATCCCGATCTCCCGCGTCCTCCGGCTGACGTTGTAGGCGATGAGGCCGTACAGGCCGGCAATCGTGAGGAGCAGGCCGATGGCGCCCAGCGATCCGACCAGCCGGATGGCGGCCCCCGGTCCTTCCACGACGTGATACCGGTACAGATCCTCGTAGCTTCGGGTCGACAGCACCGGCATGTCGGCATCCAGCCCTCGGACGACCTCCTTGAGGGGCGCGACGATCTGCAGCGGGTCGCCGCTCGTCTTCAGCATCAGAATCATGCGCGGCAGCGGATGCTGCGTCCGAGGCAGGTAGACGAAATCGGCCGGCCTCTCGTTGGGCGTCCGGTACTTGATGGTCCGGGCCACCCCGACGATCTCGACCCGCTCGCCCGTGGCGTTCTCCAGCCGGATCTGCTTGCCCAGCACCTCCTCGCCCGGCCAGTAATGATTCGCGAGCTGCTCATTCACCACCGCCACGCGCGGCGTGTCTTCCGTGTCGGAAGGCAGAAAACCACGGCCGCGCAGGATCGGGACACCCATGGTTTCGAAGAACCCCGGGTCGATGGCATCCATCAAGGAGGTGAAGTTCTCGCGATCGCGCGGCATCGGAACGCCCTCCGGCACGAAGGCAAGGACGGCGAAGGTGTCGAGAATGAGCGGCGGATTCTCCGTCAGCGTTGCGTTCACGACTCCCGGCATCTCGCGCGCGCCCGCGACCAGCTGGTCGTAGAACCGCCGGGTGCGGGCGACGTCGTATTGCACCAGGCGCGGATCGAAGCGCGCCAGGAGCAGGCGGCTCTTCACATAGCCCATGCCCTCGGTCATCTCCTGCTGGAAGCCGCGATACATGAGGAAAGCCGCCGCCAGGAGCATCAGGGAGGTCGACACCTGCGCCACGACCAGGCCGTTGCGTCCCCACAGGCGCTTCCGTCCCGGCTCATCCACGTCGGCCGTCTTGAGACCGGCCACGAGATCGGTGCGCGTGGCCTGGAGCGCCGGCGTGAGGCCGCAGACCACCGCGCTCACCAGAGATAACAGGAGCGCGATGGTCATCACGCGTCCGTCCATTTGAAACGGCGGCACCGTCGGGAGCTCGCTGGGAAGCGAGAATCTGGCAAGCCAGTCGAGGACCGTGTCCCCCACGACGATTCCGCCCAACCCGCCCAGGCAGGCCAGGACCAGGCTTTCCGTCAGCAGGAGCCGCACCAGCCGCAGGCGTCCCGCGCCCAGCGCCAAACGCAAGGCGATTTCACGGGTGCGGGAGCGGGCGCGGCTCAGCAGGATTCCGGCGACGTTGGTGCAGGCCACCAGGAGGACCGAGAGCGTCAGGACGTTGGTGATCACCATGAACTTCCAGTTGGGATCGTCGGCCCGCGCGCGCATCTGGAGCTGGGTGTTTACTTCGGCGCCGCGGTCACGATTGGTACGCGGATACTCGCGCTCGAAGCCCTGGGCCAGCGCGGTGATCTCGGCTTGCGCCTCCTGCTGAGGCGTGTCG
It encodes:
- a CDS encoding sigma-70 family RNA polymerase sigma factor; the encoded protein is MKTAATDIESVVREQARFVFKVAYSMLRNVEDAEDAVQETFLRVHRSGELPNVREMKSWLARIAFRVALDCIQRRPKGELGELIEAGFQARSGEAGAERHLLQQEQAAILHRLIVTLPEDLRHTLVLSTVEEMSSVEIGKVLGVPEATVRTRLFRARQMLKEKLLVRMGVGDGTRRS
- a CDS encoding BON domain-containing protein produces the protein MRQQRTFSFLILAAMASLVISCKGTSDAAITGMVKTKLAADSKVNASEINVDTANGVVTLTGNIDSQEGKDRAIQLARDTKGVRDVNDMISVKVGAATGDAPSPDRTVGERIDDAGITMRVKAKLLDDPNVKGLKIDVDTRDGVVYLTGAVSGEAERNRAIELARNTEGVKDVQANFQ
- a CDS encoding ABC transporter permease, producing MPIFRWWSTARLRLRSLLLGRRVEEEMEEELRYHLENKIEEGLARGLSPEEARYAALRAMNGLEQQKERMRDARGIRWLTEFVADLRYAIRSLGRSPGLTGFVILTLAVAIGMCSATFSGIDSLVFRPYPVRDPGDIVTLVSTTQDNRFGQFSYGEYRDIRDGTRSYDGVIASSTLSLVGFSAEPGAMPRARGGMMVSGNYFRVLGVEPQVGRGFRDSEDQVPGRDAVVVLGHDFWGREFGADPSAVGRTVRLNGRDFTVVGVAPESFPGMQVFYRPDLYMPLAMARLFSADPKKDFFVDRDARELTIRARLRHDTPQQEAQAEITALAQGFEREYPRTNRDRGAEVNTQLQMRARADDPNWKFMVITNVLTLSVLLVACTNVAGILLSRARSRTREIALRLALGAGRLRLVRLLLTESLVLACLGGLGGIVVGDTVLDWLARFSLPSELPTVPPFQMDGRVMTIALLLSLVSAVVCGLTPALQATRTDLVAGLKTADVDEPGRKRLWGRNGLVVAQVSTSLMLLAAAFLMYRGFQQEMTEGMGYVKSRLLLARFDPRLVQYDVARTRRFYDQLVAGAREMPGVVNATLTENPPLILDTFAVLAFVPEGVPMPRDRENFTSLMDAIDPGFFETMGVPILRGRGFLPSDTEDTPRVAVVNEQLANHYWPGEEVLGKQIRLENATGERVEIVGVARTIKYRTPNERPADFVYLPRTQHPLPRMILMLKTSGDPLQIVAPLKEVVRGLDADMPVLSTRSYEDLYRYHVVEGPGAAIRLVGSLGAIGLLLTIAGLYGLIAYNVSRRTREIGIRMALGAQPRDVLRLVMRKGLVLVGMGTGIGLAMGFAVEKMMNSMLFNLGGVDLTVYAMVVPAMLLATMAAAYLPARRAARIAPTEALRCE